From a region of the Corallococcus coralloides DSM 2259 genome:
- the secG gene encoding preprotein translocase subunit SecG, producing MLTFFTIVHVLLCVFMIFVILLQPGKDAGMGSALGGGAATSAFGGRGAVTFLSKLTGVCAGLFFLTSLGLSFVGLRGSVAAGGSVATPPAKTAPATPGATTPPPATPGAVEQERSATPPAEGQQAPAPTTPAPAPAQ from the coding sequence ATGCTGACCTTCTTCACGATCGTGCACGTCCTGCTCTGCGTGTTCATGATCTTCGTCATCTTGCTGCAGCCGGGGAAGGACGCCGGCATGGGTTCCGCCCTCGGTGGCGGCGCCGCGACGAGCGCCTTCGGTGGGCGCGGCGCGGTGACCTTCTTGAGCAAGCTGACGGGCGTCTGCGCCGGCTTGTTCTTCCTGACCTCGCTGGGCCTGTCCTTCGTGGGCCTGCGCGGCTCGGTGGCCGCGGGTGGTTCCGTGGCCACGCCGCCGGCGAAGACGGCCCCGGCGACCCCGGGCGCCACGACGCCGCCTCCGGCGACCCCGGGCGCGGTGGAGCAGGAGCGCTCCGCGACGCCGCCGGCGGAGGGCCAGCAGGCTCCCGCGCCGACGACGCCTGCTCCGGCGCCCGCGCAGTAG